A genomic window from Pyramidobacter piscolens W5455 includes:
- a CDS encoding RraA family protein — translation MSTIGNRIFSEVRRPGRDLVEAFKGIPSSNINDEMNRLFCMHDSMRLVNPDHAVQLLGTAVTVKVPSGDNLFFHQALDMALPGDIIVVDGGHCNNRSLAGEIMLKFAQYKGLAGVVVDGCLRDLDALRGLSMPVYCAGITPQGPFKNGPGEINAPIACGGQVVFPGDILVGDMDGIVVIHKEDAPEMAAAAQKKKASEDKTFALMDGDWNAYAEKHAATTKKRMEGHTPEFLGSFADKYGL, via the coding sequence ATGAGCACAATCGGCAATCGGATCTTCAGCGAAGTCAGACGTCCGGGGCGCGATCTCGTCGAAGCCTTCAAGGGCATTCCTTCCAGCAATATCAACGACGAGATGAACCGCCTCTTCTGCATGCACGACTCCATGCGCCTCGTCAATCCCGACCACGCCGTGCAGTTGCTCGGCACGGCCGTCACGGTCAAGGTTCCCTCGGGCGATAATCTGTTCTTTCATCAGGCTCTCGACATGGCGCTCCCCGGCGACATTATCGTAGTGGACGGCGGTCACTGCAACAACCGTTCGCTGGCCGGAGAGATCATGCTCAAATTCGCTCAATACAAGGGGCTTGCCGGTGTCGTCGTCGACGGCTGCCTGCGCGATCTCGACGCACTGCGCGGGTTGTCCATGCCGGTCTACTGCGCCGGCATCACGCCGCAGGGGCCTTTTAAGAACGGCCCGGGCGAGATCAACGCGCCGATCGCCTGCGGCGGGCAGGTCGTATTCCCCGGCGACATCCTGGTCGGCGACATGGACGGTATCGTCGTGATCCACAAAGAGGACGCCCCGGAAATGGCGGCTGCCGCGCAGAAGAAAAAAGCTTCGGAGGACAAGACGTTCGCGCTGATGGACGGCGACTGGAACGCGTACGCCGAAAAACACGCCGCTACCACCAAAAAGCGTATGGAAGGCCATACTCCTGAATTCCTCGGCAGTTTTGCCGACAAATACGGCCTGTAA
- a CDS encoding LysR family transcriptional regulator, with protein sequence MPLRSLRYFLVAAEEMNFRKAAERLYITQQSLSSSIQKLERQYGAAFFERKPRLILTPAGRSMVEYVRKVLHTEQQLVAALADTSRTSTGSLRVGVTGTRGAVFMPRIWDVYHRQFPNIVVTTVEASTAELDELLRDGKIDLYIGVNVPRHNNMQVLTFMRDRIYCAFSRRFLAKSPPAWREALLDPHGFDLTKIDSMPLITFTHSNGLRYTLERFFEKQDIHPNIIFETSRHDLALNLCRQEHGIGLVYEMILYDALRRPDIANELYAVPVRAELPQKNTELTYRMESFHPRYLQGFIQVAQAVFEQYSKTIGAVIRRAQK encoded by the coding sequence ATGCCTTTGCGAAGTTTGAGATATTTTCTGGTCGCCGCCGAGGAGATGAATTTCCGCAAAGCGGCCGAGCGGCTCTACATCACGCAGCAGTCGCTCAGCTCCAGCATCCAGAAATTGGAACGCCAGTACGGCGCCGCGTTCTTCGAGCGCAAACCGCGGCTGATCCTGACACCGGCGGGGCGCAGCATGGTCGAGTATGTGCGCAAAGTCCTGCACACTGAGCAGCAGCTTGTCGCTGCCCTGGCGGACACTTCGCGCACCAGCACGGGGTCGCTGCGCGTCGGCGTGACGGGCACGCGCGGTGCCGTGTTCATGCCGCGCATCTGGGACGTGTACCACAGGCAATTCCCCAACATCGTCGTCACCACCGTGGAAGCTTCAACCGCGGAACTGGACGAGCTGCTTCGGGATGGAAAGATCGATCTCTATATCGGCGTCAACGTGCCGCGGCACAACAACATGCAGGTGCTGACCTTCATGCGGGACCGCATCTACTGCGCTTTCAGCCGCCGCTTCCTGGCGAAATCACCGCCGGCGTGGCGCGAAGCGCTGCTCGATCCGCACGGCTTCGATCTGACGAAGATCGACAGCATGCCGCTAATCACGTTCACTCACAGTAACGGACTGCGCTACACGCTGGAACGCTTTTTCGAGAAGCAGGACATCCATCCCAACATCATTTTCGAGACGAGCCGGCACGATCTGGCGCTGAACCTGTGCCGTCAGGAACACGGCATCGGCCTCGTCTACGAAATGATCCTCTACGACGCCTTGAGACGCCCCGACATCGCCAACGAACTTTACGCCGTGCCTGTCCGGGCCGAACTGCCGCAGAAGAACACCGAGCTGACCTACCGCATGGAGAGCTTCCATCCCCGCTATCTGCAAGGCTTTATCCAAGTCGCTCAGGCCGTTTTCGAACAGTACTCAAAGACCATCGGCGCCGTGATTCGCCGCGCGCAAAAATAA
- a CDS encoding pyridoxamine 5'-phosphate oxidase family protein, translated as MRRKDREVTSEAWIRKVLEEAEILHLALIDPQGKPYSVPVHYGLGDGCLYIHGAMQGRKAETMRAHPDVAFHVVAAYEMVPSPVKAGYKWGIYRSVMGEGKVRVVTDLAEKRRAIDLLHAHYDDVRENYSVADAKLEKVVNVLAIEITSLTGKTKGYPNPDNPKAVVVKKS; from the coding sequence ATGAGAAGAAAAGACCGCGAAGTGACGTCGGAGGCATGGATCCGCAAGGTCCTCGAAGAAGCCGAGATCCTTCATCTGGCGCTGATCGATCCGCAAGGGAAGCCCTACTCCGTGCCGGTCCACTACGGCCTGGGGGACGGCTGCCTTTACATCCACGGCGCCATGCAGGGGCGCAAGGCGGAAACGATGCGGGCGCACCCCGACGTGGCTTTTCACGTCGTCGCTGCTTACGAGATGGTTCCAAGCCCCGTCAAGGCCGGCTATAAATGGGGCATTTACCGCAGCGTCATGGGCGAGGGCAAGGTGCGCGTCGTCACCGATCTGGCCGAAAAGCGCCGCGCCATCGACCTGCTCCACGCCCATTACGACGACGTCAGGGAGAACTATTCCGTCGCCGACGCCAAACTGGAAAAAGTGGTCAACGTGTTGGCGATCGAGATCACGTCGCTGACGGGCAAGACCAAGGGCTATCCCAATCCCGACAATCCCAAAGCCGTTGTCGTCAAAAAAAGCTGA
- a CDS encoding DMT family transporter, with the protein MKASRRDFARIFLFSLLGPSGLYLGFMLSVVYLSAPTALVLHYTYPILTALCSPLITGEQPSRLDFAGACLVTAGVTCSVLTPEWTLNTQIDVRGLLWGAVAVVGLAGQTLLVRATVTRGGIGRWGFFYYTHLGGMFWIGLYITLTGQWGEFARITPYIAALVLVPTLTGCLLGYSLYYKSLEYVPASVSSLMASLEILSGTALTALATNVAPTAPEIVGCVCIFAAIALVSLSRLEKVPLRS; encoded by the coding sequence CTGAAAGCTTCGCGCCGTGATTTCGCGCGGATCTTTCTCTTTTCGCTGCTCGGTCCTTCCGGGCTGTATCTCGGCTTCATGCTTTCCGTCGTCTATCTCAGCGCGCCGACGGCGCTGGTGCTGCACTACACCTATCCGATCCTCACGGCCCTGTGTTCGCCGCTGATCACGGGCGAACAGCCAAGCCGCCTGGATTTCGCGGGAGCGTGCCTCGTTACGGCGGGCGTAACCTGTTCCGTGCTGACGCCTGAGTGGACGCTGAACACGCAGATCGACGTGCGCGGTCTCCTCTGGGGAGCCGTGGCCGTCGTCGGTTTGGCCGGCCAAACGTTGCTGGTGCGCGCTACGGTCACAAGGGGCGGCATCGGGCGCTGGGGCTTTTTCTACTACACGCACCTGGGCGGCATGTTCTGGATCGGTCTTTATATCACGCTGACCGGTCAATGGGGCGAGTTCGCCCGTATCACGCCCTACATCGCCGCGCTGGTGTTGGTGCCCACGCTGACGGGGTGCTTGCTGGGCTACTCGCTTTACTACAAGTCGCTGGAATACGTTCCCGCTTCCGTCTCAAGCCTGATGGCTTCGCTGGAGATCCTTTCCGGCACCGCGCTGACCGCGCTGGCAACGAACGTGGCGCCCACGGCGCCGGAGATTGTCGGTTGCGTCTGCATTTTCGCCGCCATTGCACTGGTGTCGCTTTCGCGCCTGGAAAAAGTCCCGCTCCGGTCGTGA
- a CDS encoding DUF5058 family protein, translating to MEELLKIGNAAPFWGCAALSVGIVVLLALRYVKLGYKFAGSVGLDRSTCNRAFKSGMISATGPAIAQVIVILAMISVVGGPISWIRLSMIGSAATELTAARTGAAACGVELGGAGYGLDQMAVSWFTMSVNGCGWLLMVWLFTHRMDKVSDRIGGTDKAWRAILTATASIGLYSHMTSPYLVKFSGRTIAAIVGAASMFVLIQLGKKHPWLKDYSLGFAIIAGLIGGYFFM from the coding sequence ATGGAAGAACTGTTGAAGATCGGCAACGCGGCGCCTTTCTGGGGATGCGCCGCCCTCAGCGTCGGCATCGTCGTGTTGCTGGCGCTCCGCTACGTAAAGCTGGGCTACAAGTTCGCCGGCAGCGTCGGCCTCGACAGGAGCACCTGCAATCGCGCTTTCAAGAGCGGCATGATCTCCGCCACGGGCCCCGCCATCGCTCAGGTCATCGTCATTCTGGCCATGATTTCGGTCGTCGGCGGCCCCATCTCCTGGATTCGTCTGTCCATGATCGGCTCGGCCGCCACAGAACTGACCGCCGCCCGCACCGGCGCCGCGGCCTGCGGCGTGGAACTGGGTGGCGCCGGCTACGGTCTGGATCAGATGGCCGTTTCCTGGTTTACGATGAGCGTGAACGGCTGCGGCTGGCTACTGATGGTGTGGCTGTTCACCCACAGGATGGACAAAGTCAGCGACAGGATCGGCGGTACTGACAAGGCATGGCGCGCCATTCTCACCGCTACGGCGAGCATCGGTCTTTATAGCCACATGACCAGCCCCTATCTGGTCAAGTTCAGCGGCCGCACCATTGCCGCGATCGTCGGCGCTGCTTCCATGTTCGTACTGATTCAGCTTGGCAAGAAACATCCCTGGCTCAAAGATTATTCGCTGGGCTTCGCCATCATCGCCGGCCTGATCGGCGGTTACTTCTTCATGTGA
- a CDS encoding amidase: MSNAVVEMTAVELSKAIHAGKVSCREVMASYLDHIDKTNPRVNAIVTRVDGEALLEEAGKKDAELASGRDNGWMHGFPQAVKDLVPTKGIRTTKGSLLLKDWIPDADGAIVTAMKRDGAIIIGKTNTPEFGYGSQSYNEVFGATGNPYDENRTSGGSSGGAACAVALRMQAVADGSDFMGSLRNPAGWCNIVSLRPSIGAVPSGGTELFTNSMSTNGPMGRTVADVALLFATMAGYDAKFPLSREADPRVKALTPANVREALKKDQKGVRVGWIGDWGGALPTEPGVMETCRAAVERMKDFGAVVEDIEPFYNMNEFWETIWLPIRHYCASSLKPWYDKCRQNLMKPESRWEYEGSLTMSAQEVYRAFEKRTEFYHSMLRVYDDYDYIVSPTACCFPFDKSVHWPEAIDGTPMRTYHNWMEIVTPWTMGGNAVCTVPAGFGGANRLSIGLQLVAAPHREFEALQFASAYEAVTGFVDKFPPEF; encoded by the coding sequence GTGAGCAATGCTGTAGTCGAAATGACGGCTGTAGAACTGTCCAAGGCCATCCACGCCGGGAAAGTTTCCTGCCGCGAGGTGATGGCCTCCTATCTCGATCACATCGACAAGACCAATCCCCGCGTCAACGCCATCGTCACTCGCGTCGACGGCGAGGCGCTGCTGGAAGAGGCCGGGAAAAAAGACGCCGAGCTGGCATCCGGCAGGGACAACGGCTGGATGCACGGCTTCCCGCAGGCCGTGAAGGATCTGGTTCCAACCAAGGGCATCCGTACCACCAAGGGTTCGCTGCTTCTCAAGGACTGGATCCCCGACGCCGACGGCGCCATCGTCACCGCGATGAAGCGCGACGGCGCCATCATCATTGGCAAGACCAACACGCCCGAGTTCGGCTACGGTTCCCAGTCCTACAACGAAGTGTTCGGCGCCACCGGCAATCCCTACGACGAGAATCGCACCAGCGGCGGCTCGTCAGGCGGCGCGGCCTGCGCCGTCGCCCTGAGAATGCAGGCCGTGGCGGACGGCAGCGACTTCATGGGCTCGCTGCGCAACCCGGCCGGCTGGTGCAACATCGTCAGCCTGCGCCCATCCATCGGCGCTGTCCCTTCCGGCGGCACCGAACTGTTCACCAACTCCATGAGCACGAACGGTCCGATGGGGCGAACTGTGGCCGACGTGGCCCTGCTGTTCGCCACCATGGCCGGTTACGACGCCAAGTTCCCGCTGAGCCGCGAGGCGGATCCGCGCGTAAAAGCGCTGACGCCGGCGAACGTGCGCGAGGCGCTGAAAAAGGACCAGAAAGGCGTCCGCGTGGGCTGGATCGGCGACTGGGGCGGCGCGCTGCCCACCGAGCCCGGCGTCATGGAAACCTGCCGCGCGGCCGTCGAGCGCATGAAGGACTTCGGCGCGGTGGTCGAGGACATCGAGCCCTTTTACAATATGAACGAGTTCTGGGAAACCATCTGGCTGCCCATCCGCCATTACTGCGCGTCCTCGCTGAAGCCGTGGTACGACAAGTGCCGCCAGAACCTGATGAAGCCGGAGAGCCGCTGGGAGTACGAGGGTTCGCTGACCATGAGCGCCCAGGAGGTGTACCGCGCCTTCGAGAAGCGCACCGAGTTCTATCACTCCATGCTCAGGGTTTACGACGACTACGACTACATCGTCTCGCCCACCGCCTGCTGCTTCCCCTTCGACAAGAGCGTTCACTGGCCCGAAGCGATCGACGGCACGCCGATGCGTACCTATCACAATTGGATGGAGATCGTCACGCCGTGGACCATGGGCGGCAACGCGGTCTGTACGGTGCCGGCCGGATTCGGCGGCGCAAATCGCCTTTCCATCGGCCTGCAGCTGGTCGCCGCGCCTCATCGAGAGTTCGAGGCGCTGCAGTTCGCCTCGGCCTACGAAGCGGTCACCGGTTTCGTCGACAAATTCCCGCCCGAATTCTAG
- a CDS encoding 2-hydroxyacid dehydrogenase, whose amino-acid sequence MNKVVIVGRVPDAGRKILYERCAGRYDVAEVLSNKELAKHLDGTYYILRGFPMGAAEIEKLGGDARLIHRWGVGFDAVDIEAAGKKGIIVSICAGVNSQPVAELTVMLMLASLRHLPELMSRAKAGRKDKEDIIARSWLISGKRVGLVGLGSIGRRVAAAVGGMGAEVTYYDPFRAAPETEKELGVEFLPLDELLKSSDIVSLHMPLLDSTRHLIDAAALAKMKPSALLVNTARGGIVDTEALLKALAGKCLFGAALDTIENEPLPADHPAFSLDNLIITPHAGGNTEDNNRNMAAYIMDNIDAMESGRGPTPRSVVNRQFLGKQRISDPLWNIRTASDPQIF is encoded by the coding sequence ATGAATAAAGTCGTTATTGTCGGCAGAGTGCCGGACGCAGGCAGAAAAATCCTGTACGAACGCTGCGCTGGTCGCTACGACGTGGCAGAGGTCCTGAGCAACAAGGAACTGGCAAAGCATCTGGACGGTACCTATTATATCCTGCGCGGCTTCCCGATGGGAGCGGCGGAAATCGAGAAGCTCGGCGGCGACGCCCGTCTGATCCACCGCTGGGGAGTTGGTTTCGACGCGGTCGATATCGAAGCGGCGGGGAAAAAGGGCATCATCGTCTCGATCTGCGCCGGCGTCAACTCGCAGCCCGTCGCCGAACTGACCGTCATGCTGATGCTCGCCTCGCTGCGCCATTTGCCCGAGTTGATGAGCCGCGCCAAAGCAGGGCGCAAGGACAAGGAAGACATCATCGCACGCTCGTGGCTAATCAGCGGCAAACGCGTCGGCCTCGTCGGCCTTGGCAGCATCGGCCGGCGTGTGGCCGCAGCCGTCGGCGGAATGGGCGCGGAAGTGACCTATTACGATCCTTTCCGCGCCGCACCGGAGACTGAAAAGGAGCTGGGCGTCGAATTTCTGCCGCTTGACGAACTTCTGAAAAGCAGCGACATCGTCAGCCTGCACATGCCTCTGCTCGATTCGACCCGGCACCTGATCGACGCAGCCGCTCTCGCCAAAATGAAGCCATCGGCCCTGCTGGTCAACACCGCCCGCGGCGGCATCGTCGACACCGAAGCGCTGCTGAAGGCGCTGGCGGGAAAGTGTCTCTTCGGCGCCGCGCTCGACACGATCGAGAATGAGCCGCTCCCCGCCGATCATCCGGCCTTCAGCCTCGACAACCTGATTATCACTCCCCACGCCGGTGGCAACACGGAAGACAACAACCGCAATATGGCAGCCTACATCATGGACAACATCGATGCCATGGAAAGCGGGCGCGGACCGACCCCGCGCAGCGTCGTTAATCGGCAGTTCCTTGGCAAGCAGCGGATTTCTGATCCGCTCTGGAATATTCGCACCGCATCGGATCCTCAAATTTTTTAG
- a CDS encoding tripartite tricarboxylate transporter substrate binding protein, protein MKKSSRIAGIVTALTVLFCSAVVAETNWPTKPITLVCGYSAGGSSDLGCRYLAAALEKQLGVPVVVENRPGSGSWVAWNRFLHNTPTDGNTFALVNLSAVFGHYDDKTPRKETIDDFELLANQAIDYQVIAIRPDEKRFTDYKSFLEYAKNNELLTAASSTGITSGEASVARMLEKFHGAKVSVVPVGGAGDANTMFISGNIDFLIGNVGDVTLNPENYKVIVLFANERDEQLPDVPTEKELGLGDYVSFSARGYAYMKGVDPEIVAKMTQAVTAAIQDPECLENMRKMGVNVELYSGDAYKKLLNDQLEWRCKIWDVKR, encoded by the coding sequence ATGAAAAAAAGCTCACGTATCGCAGGTATTGTGACGGCACTGACCGTTCTGTTCTGCAGCGCCGTCGTGGCGGAAACCAACTGGCCGACCAAACCGATCACGCTGGTATGCGGGTACAGCGCTGGCGGCAGTTCCGATCTCGGCTGCCGCTATCTGGCGGCGGCGCTTGAAAAGCAGCTTGGCGTGCCCGTTGTCGTCGAAAATCGTCCCGGCAGCGGCAGTTGGGTGGCATGGAACCGTTTTCTCCACAACACTCCCACCGATGGTAACACGTTCGCCCTCGTCAACCTGAGCGCCGTGTTCGGCCACTACGACGACAAGACGCCCCGCAAAGAGACTATCGACGATTTTGAGCTTCTTGCCAACCAGGCCATTGATTATCAGGTCATCGCCATCCGCCCCGACGAAAAGCGTTTCACGGATTATAAAAGCTTTCTTGAATACGCCAAGAACAACGAACTTCTGACGGCAGCCTCCAGCACTGGCATCACCAGCGGCGAAGCGAGCGTAGCCCGCATGCTCGAAAAATTCCACGGCGCCAAAGTCAGCGTCGTGCCCGTCGGCGGCGCCGGCGACGCGAACACTATGTTCATCTCCGGCAACATCGATTTCCTGATCGGCAATGTCGGCGACGTTACGCTCAATCCCGAAAACTACAAGGTCATTGTCCTCTTTGCCAATGAGCGCGACGAACAGCTGCCCGACGTGCCCACCGAGAAGGAACTAGGGCTGGGCGATTACGTATCCTTTTCCGCTCGCGGCTACGCCTACATGAAGGGCGTCGATCCCGAGATCGTCGCGAAAATGACCCAAGCCGTCACCGCCGCCATTCAAGACCCCGAGTGTCTCGAGAACATGCGCAAGATGGGCGTCAACGTCGAGCTCTATTCCGGCGACGCTTACAAGAAGCTGCTGAACGATCAGCTCGAGTGGAGATGCAAGATTTGGGACGTGAAGCGTTAA
- a CDS encoding ABC transporter ATP-binding protein — MKLAVTSLRWGVGAGDIVRGVDLNVERGEFVGVIGPNGSGKSSLLRCAYRVNKPRFGSILLDGEEVWKLRAREFARRAAAVPQEMPGQFDFTVREIAAMGRYPHKKALQRDDAHDFALVDRALEYVGMLDRAGRSFASLSGGEKQRALIARAIAQEADFLILDEPTNHLDIYYQLEIMDLLRSLGVTSLVVMHDLNLAAQYCDRVYVMKDGHVFASGAPAAVLTPELIRAVYRVEAGVAPDPATKRPRISFLRRLGADESL; from the coding sequence ATGAAGCTGGCGGTCACGTCGCTGCGCTGGGGAGTTGGAGCCGGGGACATCGTGCGCGGCGTGGACCTGAACGTGGAACGCGGCGAGTTCGTCGGCGTCATCGGCCCCAACGGCAGCGGCAAGTCCAGCCTGCTGCGCTGCGCGTACCGCGTCAACAAGCCGCGTTTCGGTTCGATCCTGCTGGACGGCGAAGAAGTATGGAAGCTACGCGCGCGGGAATTTGCGCGCCGCGCCGCGGCGGTGCCTCAGGAGATGCCGGGGCAGTTCGACTTCACCGTGCGCGAGATCGCGGCGATGGGGCGTTATCCGCACAAAAAGGCCTTGCAGCGCGACGACGCGCACGATTTCGCGCTGGTGGACCGTGCTTTGGAGTACGTGGGGATGCTGGATCGCGCCGGGCGCTCCTTCGCTTCGCTCTCCGGCGGCGAAAAGCAGCGTGCGCTGATCGCCAGGGCTATCGCGCAGGAAGCGGATTTTTTGATCCTCGACGAGCCCACCAATCACCTCGACATCTATTACCAGCTCGAGATCATGGACCTGCTGCGCAGCCTCGGCGTCACATCGCTCGTCGTCATGCACGATCTGAACCTGGCGGCGCAGTACTGCGACCGCGTTTACGTGATGAAAGACGGGCACGTCTTCGCCAGCGGCGCTCCAGCCGCGGTGCTCACGCCCGAACTGATCCGCGCCGTTTACCGGGTGGAAGCAGGCGTCGCCCCCGATCCCGCCACGAAGCGACCGCGGATCAGCTTTCTGCGCCGCCTCGGCGCCGATGAGAGTCTTTAA
- a CDS encoding FecCD family ABC transporter permease, with the protein MGRFFAKRNLAPLLIALTVLLFFSVTLGVSMGTAPLPFRHVWGIILHQIFPEWSWIGAEWPRNEVGIVWMIRFPRVLLGAVVGAGLATAGAVIQSLVRNSLADPYLLGISSGACAGAVFAMLFMTRVFGAALTGMSGVSALAFAGAALAFVLVFAIARQGSGLTPVRMVLSGLAVSYVFMAVTNFMVYLEQRNGAESAMFWMLGGLGGARWDRLPLPFVALVACLVLFIAQSRPLNALLLGDENAAALGVDVAKFRRLLFTATSVLTGVIVAVSGSIGFVGLIVPHAVRLLVGSDHRRLLPVGALAGASFLIWTDVFARTALAPRELPLGIVTGFIGAPFFIWLLKSGGRGPR; encoded by the coding sequence GTGGGCCGGTTCTTTGCCAAACGGAATCTGGCACCGCTGCTGATCGCCCTGACGGTCCTGCTGTTTTTCAGCGTAACGCTGGGAGTGTCGATGGGGACGGCCCCGCTGCCGTTCCGGCATGTGTGGGGAATCATCCTCCATCAGATATTTCCGGAATGGAGCTGGATCGGCGCAGAATGGCCGCGCAACGAAGTGGGCATTGTCTGGATGATCCGTTTCCCGCGCGTGCTGCTCGGCGCTGTCGTCGGCGCGGGGCTTGCCACCGCGGGGGCGGTGATCCAGTCACTGGTCCGCAATTCGCTGGCCGATCCTTACCTGTTGGGGATTTCTTCGGGTGCATGCGCGGGGGCGGTGTTCGCCATGCTTTTCATGACGCGGGTCTTCGGCGCCGCGCTGACCGGCATGTCGGGAGTTTCCGCGCTGGCCTTTGCCGGCGCGGCTTTGGCTTTCGTGCTGGTTTTTGCCATCGCGCGCCAGGGCAGCGGCCTGACCCCGGTGCGCATGGTCCTGTCGGGACTCGCCGTTTCGTACGTGTTTATGGCCGTGACGAATTTCATGGTCTATCTGGAACAGCGCAACGGCGCCGAATCGGCGATGTTCTGGATGCTCGGCGGGCTCGGCGGCGCAAGATGGGATCGCCTGCCGCTGCCCTTTGTCGCGCTGGTCGCCTGTCTCGTGCTGTTCATCGCCCAGTCGCGCCCGCTCAACGCCTTGCTGCTGGGCGATGAGAACGCGGCGGCGCTCGGCGTGGATGTGGCGAAATTCCGCCGCCTTTTGTTCACCGCCACTTCGGTATTGACCGGGGTGATCGTGGCGGTCAGCGGTTCGATCGGTTTCGTCGGATTGATCGTCCCGCACGCCGTGCGGCTGCTGGTCGGTTCCGACCATCGCCGCCTCCTGCCGGTGGGCGCGCTGGCGGGAGCGAGCTTTTTGATCTGGACGGACGTGTTCGCGCGCACGGCCCTGGCTCCGCGGGAACTTCCCCTGGGCATCGTCACTGGTTTCATCGGCGCGCCGTTTTTCATCTGGCTGCTCAAAAGCGGCGGGCGAGGTCCGCGATGA
- a CDS encoding tripartite tricarboxylate transporter TctB family protein produces the protein MKRHQDVTIGIVILLFCAFFTCCDLRMDMGPALMPLILLAFMAVLGLTILADGIRKTRHATAENPVKPFVTCATLKTPLTMFALIVVYVLLFLAIGYYAATVLFLIAAMRFLKQKSWLFIAVTTAGFVAFAYFFLVRQLNVSIDELGWLGNWLRMRGGF, from the coding sequence ATGAAACGACATCAGGACGTGACCATTGGCATCGTCATCCTGCTGTTCTGCGCCTTTTTCACGTGTTGTGACCTGCGTATGGACATGGGACCGGCCCTGATGCCGCTCATTCTGCTCGCCTTTATGGCGGTATTGGGGCTCACCATCCTAGCCGACGGCATTCGAAAAACGCGTCACGCAACGGCGGAAAATCCCGTCAAGCCTTTTGTGACCTGCGCTACGCTGAAAACACCGCTGACCATGTTCGCTTTGATCGTTGTCTATGTGCTGCTGTTTCTCGCCATCGGCTACTATGCCGCAACGGTGCTCTTCCTGATCGCGGCGATGCGTTTTCTCAAGCAGAAGAGTTGGCTGTTCATCGCGGTCACCACCGCCGGATTCGTGGCCTTCGCTTATTTCTTCCTTGTTCGTCAGCTGAACGTCTCCATCGACGAATTGGGCTGGCTCGGCAACTGGCTGCGGATGCGCGGCGGATTTTAG